CTACTTGGAATGACTCattccctactcctcctcttccccaactatttctctccctttttctttccTCTATATTCTTCTTATgttttcctccattcctcccctctcctctcccccgtctctctctcctcctctcttctccatcagtAGTGAACCAGAGGTGGAGGTGTTCAGGATGGGGGCCAGTATCCCAGGTCGTAACCGGGCCATGTTCATGCTGACCTATGAGGAGCTGCTCCAGCGGAGGCTGGGGAGGTATGAGCATGTGACCAGCCTGAGACCCCTGCAGCTGGTCAgccgtctcagtgtggacgtcaCCATTGTGGATCACTCcaccatcacccacctggaggtGCTGCCACTGCGCAACGGCAAGAGCAACACGGCAGTAGCCAGTGGTGCCAGTGCAGTGAAGACACCTGGTACAGTTTGAGTGTGGGATGTGTTGAGTCTGTGCTTTGTCCATACTAGgtgtgcattctgaaagtattcagacccttttactttctccacatgttgttacatgacagcattcttaaatggatgaaacaaatatttttcctcctcaagctacacacaataacccataatgacaaagcaaaaacaggtttttagaaacgtttgcaaatgtattaaaaataaaaaacagaaataccttatttacatacgtattcagaccctttgctatgcgactcgaaattgagctcaggtacatcctgtttccattgattgtccttgagatgtttctacaacttgattggacatgatttggaaaggcacacacctgtctatataaggtcccacagttgacagtgcatgtcagagcaaaaaccaagaagAGCTCAGGAGTTCCTCTGTGGgcatgggagaatcttccagaaggacaaccatctctgcagcactccaccaatcaggcctttatggtagagtgaacagaaggaagccactcctcagtaaaaggcacataacaacacgcttggactttgccaaaaggcacctaaaggactctcagaccatgagaaacaacattttctggtttgatgaaaccaagattgaactctttggcctgaaagcaaAGTGTCATGTCTAGatgaaacctggcatcatccctacggtgaagcatggtggtggaggcATCATGTTGTGAGAGGCTTTTCAGCGTCGGGGATTTGgtgactagtcaagatcgagggaagatgaacggagcaaagtacagagagatccttgatgaaaacctgctcaggacctcagactggggcaaaggttcaccttccaacaggacaacaaccctaagcacacagccaagacaatgcaggagtggcttcgggacaagtctctgaatgtccttgagtggcccagccagagcccggacttgaacccgatcaaacatctctggagagacctgaaaatagctgtgcagcgacgctccccatccaacctgacagagcttgaaaggatctgcagagaagaatgggagaaacaccccaaatacaggtgtgccaagcttgtagcatcatagccAAGAAGACTTGAGAATACAATTGCttccaaaaggtgcttcaacaaagtactgtgtcaagggtatgaatacttatgtaaatgtgatgtttcagctttttacaaaaatgtctaaaaaactgtttttgctttgtcattatgaggtattgtgtgtagtttgatgaggggggggggggttaaaaataaataaaagctagaATAatgctgtagcgtaacaaaatgtggaaaatgtcaaggggtctgaatattaagcgaatgcactgtatctaacATTAAGAATAGTTCTGCAGCGATATTGGCAACTCAGAAAATGCTTGGCCAATGCTCAAATGTTCAGATTCCAACTTCATTTACTTAACCTTCCTATGGGCAATGTTGAGCATCTCTAGTTTAGCACACccttgcccacacacacacacacacacacacacacacacacacacacacacacacacacacacacacacacacacacacacacacacacacacacacacacacacacacacacacacacacacacacacacacacacacacacacacacacacacacacacacacacacacacacacacacacacacacacacacacacacacacacttacacttcCCAGCTTTATCTCACCCACACTTAATGTTTCCCTCTCACCAGCCAAGCCTGCTCTTCCTGTTTCCACGGTGATCAAACAAAATAAGACATTCTGTAGGATCACCTTCAGCCCCAACATCGTTCAGCAGGCTAAGATCACCACCAGCGGCATGCTGGGAGAGTTTGTGGTGCACTATGAcgtggagagagagctggggataGGAGACATACAGGTCAGATTTCAcacaccaaaaacacacacacacccacacacacacacatccaacacTCCCGCGATTAGTGCAAATGTGTCATGCCATGACCAGACCTGTACAGACATGGTAGATAGAAACATGTTAAACCATTTAGCTCTGCTTCACAGTATACATGAAAACTGCATGCATTAATCAGGGATCAAACAGGACAAATGCATATCTCTCTGGTTCTCACCACACTCTCACACATCCGGGTCCCATAACCTTCATCCACCGTCAACACATTCATTTTCCAGCACCATATCCAACCCCTCCCGGGTCACTCTACAACCACACCGTCAGTCCAGCAGCCCTGTGGACACTGTGTTGTTGGGCTCTGTTTTACTGCTCATGGCTACTGAGAACTGTCTAACttttctctggttctctctcagGTTCTGAACGGCCATTTTGTGCACTACTTCGCCCCCAAGGATCTGCCGGTGGTGCCCAAGAACGTGGTGTTCGTGATCGACACCAGCGCCTCTATGCTGGGCACCAAGATCAGACAGGTAGCCGGTTACGGTCAAACCCTTCTCATCACACCATTGTCCACTGCTTACTAGATAGGGTCAAGATATCttgttctctccttctcctttttgttgttgttgttaaacaTGTTTTCCTTCTGTATACAATGATcacacatatatactgtatagtactgggGAATCTGTGGGTTGTAATAAATTCCAGGTGGAGTCAACATGAGTTTTACTTTGGTCCTTCACATCTCTGTGATCAAGCCTTAAAGATCCTGAGAGATCCCGAGTGACGAATCCGACCCCCAGTCCGCCCCCTCTCCGGTCTCTGGCGCAATACTCCCACACTGGTCTGGTAATATCAAAATCAGATCCTTCCTTCTGGGAGATTGCGTTATAATCCCTCTGGTATCATCTGATACTTCATCTGAGCAGCTGCTCCACTGCAGATCCAGAAACCCAAAGACTTAGACTGGCAAAAACAGAAAAGAGAAACTGATTAATGCACACTCTGAAAAACTGGAAACATGCTCCAAGTTCACTATTGTAGttgtattgaattgaattgaatgctATGGAGGAGAGGCGTCATTGTCTTTGGCATAATTTAAACCCTCCAGATGACAGCATCGTCTGGAGTGATCCCTTCCCCTTTTCCCTCCACCCCCAGTGGACCGCTCTGTAGTGAACAAGTGGGCTTTGATCTCTCCCTACAATAGAGCACTCAGTCTGTCTATGGCTCTGACTcttgccccctacagtctatagGCATCTGGTAACCCATCTAACTCTATCACACCCACTCAACTACAGATTTCATATTCACTATTAATTTGGTAGGCTTTTCGTTCTGCACAACTTCTAAACCCCAGTACAGTTGAGAAACAAGCTGTAGCATGGATACGGTAaatagttgtggtgtgtgtgtttacgtgcatgtgtgtgtgtgtgtgtgtgtgtgtgtgtgtgtgtgtgtgagggggtgagagaaaccgTTTCTGAACTAAGGAACGGAATCTCACAGCTGTTTCAAAGGGCTGGGTCTTTCAATGGCAGTGTCAGGTTAAACCCAACCATTGCAGAGTTGGCATGACAACAATACTGCTCACAAAAACCATGACTAAAACATTGCATCTAGGTCATTACCACGGTATTGGTGCTAACATAAACCATGACCATGTGTGTTATAATAGCCTTTTGTGTGACAAGGTGTCTCTTCCTGTTGTGGCAAAGTTTTCCAGGCCTGTTTGGTTCTCTTGCGTGAACACAACTGAATGGAATGATTTTGCACGAAGGCAAAGGTATTACAATGATGTCATTTGATTTATTGATGAAAGCAAAAgcaaaatgttctctctctctctcgcccctctccctccctctctctgtctcttgcccctctccctccctctctctgtctctcgccctctccctccctgtctctctctctcgcccctctccctccctctctctgtctcttgcccctctccctccctctctctctgtctccctcgcccctctccctccctctctctctctctctcgccccctctccctccctgtctctctctctcgcccctctccctctcctctctctctctctctctctccctccctccctctctctgtctctcgcccctctccctccctccctctctctgtctcttgcccctctccctccctctctctgtctctcgcccctcccctccctgtccctctctctctctcgccctctccccctccctctctctgtctcttgccccccctctccctccctctctctctgtctctcgcccctctccctccctgtctctctctccctcgcccccctctccctccctctctctgtctctcgcccctctccctccctgtctctgtctctcgcccctctccctccctctctctctctcctcgcccctctccctccctctctctcgcccctctccctccctctctctgtctcttgcccctctccctccctctctgtctctcgcccctctccctccctgtctctctctccctcgccccccctctccctccctgtctctgtctctcgcccctctccctccctctctctgtctcttgcccctctccccctccctctctctctctctcgcccctctccctccctctctctcagactaccctctccctccctgtctctctccctcgcccctctctccctccctccctctctctctctcgccccctccctccctctctgtctctctcgcccctctccctccctctctctgtctctcgccctctccctccctctctctgtctctcgcccctctccctccctctctctgtctctcgcccctctctccctccctgtctctctctctcgccccctctcctccctctctctctctctcccctctccctccctctctctggatgCCCTGTTCACTATCCTGAGGGACCTGCGTCCCGGCGACCGGTTTAACTTTGTCAGCTTCTCCAACCGTATCAAGGTGTGGCAGCCCAACCGCCTGGTCCCCGTCACGCCTCTCAACGTCCGAGATGCCAAGAAGTTCATCTATATGCTCCAACCCACTGGAGGTGAGGGAGATAGAGACACAGCAGTGCATTCTGGGATAGAGGAAGATGAGTTATTTCACTGATAGGACTAATCAGAATAATGCAGGGGTGATTATATTTGTCCTGCTACACACGTGTACAAGTGTGTAGCAGCGCTCTAACCTCAAGATTTCCTGCCGCCCCTATGGAGTTCTTTCTCTTACTCAACCCCCATTTTTGAATCACTACGAACCACTATTTCCCAAgatcaatctctctctccatctctcctctaccagGCACTGACATCAACGGTGGCATACAGACGGGCTCCTCATTGCTAAGCGGCTATCTGAACGCCGACCCAGACGCCAACCACAACAGTGTGTCTCTCATCATCTTCCTGACAGACGGGCGGCCCACGGTGGGCGAGCTGCAGTCTCCCAGCATCCTCAGCAACGCGCGGGCGGCGGTGAAGGAGCAGTTCTGCGTGTTCACCATTGGGATGGGGAACGATGTGGACTATAGGCTTCTGGAACGCATGGCCCTGGAAAACTGTGGGATGATGAGGAGGATACATGAGGATTCAGACGCcagcaccatgctcaaagggtacgggggtgagagagagagtgggaatgagagagagagagagagagtgagaattagagagagagtgagaatgagagagagagaatgagagacagagagagagagagggagtgagtgagaatgagagagagagagagagagagaatgagagagagggagagagagagtgagattgagagtgagagagagagagtgagaatgagagagagagagagtgagagagtgagaatgagagagagagagagagagagagagaatgagagagagagagtgtgagagagagagagagtgagaatgagagagacagagtgagaatgagagagagagagagagagagagagagagagagagagagagagagagagagagagagagagagagagtgagaatgagagagaaagagtgagaatgagagagagagagagagagagtgagaatgagagagaaagagtgagaatgagagagagagagagaatgagagagagagagagagagagagagagatgagagagaaagagtgagaatgagagagagagagagagagagagagagagagagagtgagaatgagagagagagacagagagagagagagaatgagagagagagagagagagagagggagtgagtgagaatgagagagagagagagtgagaatgagagagacagagtgagaatgagagagagagacagagagagagagagagagagagaatgagagagagagagagagagagagagagaagagaaagagaaagagaaagaaagagacatgTTCAGTAGACAGCTAGTACAGAGGAGAAGGCAGAGGTGGTTAGAATTGAttcatcataatccattatagtCAAATGGTATAGAGAAGGTCAGGGGGTGAGATAAAGGAATAGGAATGAGTGAAAGAATAACCACTGATACACATACTGAGAGAAGGCTCTTCTGCAATCTTTCAAaccaaaccaaacacacacacacacactcggcgACAGTCTCACTGGACACTTTTCTGAAGTGTTAGTTTAGGAGTGAGGGGAGgaatgtgtgtgactgtgtgttgtcAAAGGGCAGTCTGGGTATGTCTGAGATGTTAATTGATAGCATCCTGAGATAATAACAGAGGAGAGACCGAGCTGAGTCAACACACAGTTAAAGAGGTGAGGAGGTTTACTGTGCTACGGTCCAAGGCCTGGCTGGAAAACCAAcataatacaaacacacactggttgtgtccaaaatggcaccccgtTCCCTAATCCCTACAGAGTGCACTCCGTATGACCAGGAACcacagggtgacatttgggatgcaggcatgCTCTCCTcaatacatcactgtccctaacCGTATCTCTGGggggggtgagtgtgtgtacacATTTGAGGCCCCTAGAGCATATAAGAGAGTAGCACACACAATGTCTTGATTCTTGTGTCCATGATACAGTGAAGTAGCTGAGGTCTAGACCTCTACTGGGCGCTCGATTCTCAACATGTTATAACATGGTAACACATATTATAACATTGGATGTTACTTCTGTTCCCTCTTTCACTTttccatatatctctctctctctctctccctccctccatgtccctccctccctctctcttcctctaggtTTTACGATGAGATAGGCACTCCACTGCTCTCTGACATCAGGGTGAATTACACAGAGGACTCGGTCCAGTACGTCACCCAGCACCTCTTCACCAACTATTTCAACGGCTCAGAGATCGTCATCGCCGGCAAATTGACCAATCAAAGTGCAGACTCCCTGCACGTCCAGGTCACCGCCAGCAACAGCGACAAGAGCATCGTCCTGGAGACAGACGTGGCGTTACGGCAAAGGGAGGTGGAGACGGAGAGGCACGTGAAGGAGGCGACGGCCGGGGTGGGGTCAGGGGTTACAAGGGCGGGCACGTTAGGGTCAGTGGCGGATGATTTCGTGGAGCGTGTATGGGGTTTCCTGAGTGTGAAGGAGGGGCTGAGGTCCAGGCTGAAGAGCCAgaccagcagggagagagagggacataccCAGCAGGCGACTAACCTCTCCCTGACATACCACTTCCTCACGCCCCTCACCTCCCTGGTGGTGGAAAAACCTCAGGTGCTGGCCGACGGAACCATGGCCGAGGATacacccacccccacccctgtAACCACAGAGACAAATAAGAAGGCCGTTTCAGCCAATGAGCTGTCGGATGAGATGGAAGGGGAGGAAGACACAGCCCAGAGCCTGCACTTGAAGAAAGACCAGCCGGGTGGACAGAGTTCCACAGTTACCAAGACAACGGGTTAGCAGGCTTGAGGCTTTTGTTTCTGACTTAATCCGTTTGATCAAATGCTTCCTGTTATCGATGCCAATGCCAACAAATAGAAACTGAGAGGAAGTATTGGACTATTGAAAACATATGACCTGTACAAATCAAAGTCTGTTTTGTCTATAGGTAAAGTTTTGAAGAGGCCAGCCCAAAAATCCGTAACCATCTCCAAAACATCAGGTTAGTGGTTCTGAGGCTCTGTTAGAGGGAGGGGGACTGGAGAAAGGTACAGTagactctctctactctctgtgtggGCCGACTTTAAGTTAGGAacccagtcagacacacagcAATCATTACAGACAGTCAAGGGGTCGGAGATGTCTATTTACTCTGAAACTGAACTACAGAATGTTTACAGGGGCTAATTGAAATATCTGCACTGGGCCTGGGATTGGTACTGGgaagtactcacacacacacacacacacacacacacagtcacgggaatacacacacatgtgtgtgcgcacacacacacacaccaaacctcacacacactgagactgagagagaggtcagtagaCTGAAGAAGACACGTGAGATGACATCAAGGACCCTGTCattactgctgctctctcatctCATGAATTTGCACTTAGCTGAGGTCTCACAGGCCCATTCAAAGCAGGAAACAACTAACAACCTACAGCTAACTGCCTACAACTAACTGCCTACAGCTAACAGCCAACAGCTAACTGTCTACAACTAACAGCCAACAGCTAACTGCCTACAACTAACTGCCTACAACTAACTGCCTACAACTAACAGCCAACAGCTAACTGCCTACAACTAACAGCCAACAGCTAACTGCCTACAactaacagccaacagccaactGCCTACAACTAACTGCCTACAACTAACAGCCAACAGCTAACTGCCTACAACTAACAGCCAACAGCTAACTGCCTACAACTAACAGCCAACAGCTAACTGCCTACAACTAACTGCCTACAGCTAACAGCCAACAACTAACAGCCAACAGCTAACTGCCTACAACTAACTGCCTACAACTAACTGCCTACAACTAACAGCCTACAACTAACAGCCAACAGCTAACTGCCTACAACTAACTGCCTACAACTAACTGCCTACAACTAACAGCCTACAACTAACTACCTACAACTAACTGCCTACAACTAACTGCCTACAACTAACTGCCTACAACTAACAGCCTACAACTAACAGCCTACAACTAACTGCCTACAACTAACTGCCTACAACTAACTGCCTACAACTAACAGCCAACAGCTAACTGCCTACAACTAACTGCCTACAACTAACTGCCTACAACTAACAGCCTACAACTAACTACCTACAACTAACTGCCTACAACTAACTGCCTACTATTTACAGCCAACAGCTAACTGCCTACAACTAACTGCCTACAATTTACAGCCAACAGCTAACTGCCTACAACTAACTGCCTAACTAACTGCAACTAACTGCCTACAACTAACTGCAACTAACTATTTTTACAGCCAACAGCTAACTGCCTACAATTTACAGCCAACAGCTAACTGCCTACAACTAACTGCCTACAACTAACTGCCTACAATTTACAGCCAACAGCTAACTGCCTACAACTAACTGCCTACAATTTACAGCCAACAGCTAACTGCCTACAACTAACTGCCTACAACTAACTGCCTACAACTAACTGCCTAACTGCCTATTTACAGCCAACAGCTAACTGCCTACAACTAACTGCCTACAACTAACTGCCTACAGCCAACAGCTAACTGCCTACAACTAACTGCCTACAATTTACAGCCAACAGCTAACTGCCTACAACTAACTGCCTACAACTAACTGCCTACAATTTACAGCCAACAGCTAACTGCCTACAACTAACTGCCTACAATTTACAGCCAACAGCTAACTGCCTACAACTAACTGCCTACAACTAACTGCCTACTATTTACAGCCAACAGCTAACTGCCTACAACTAACTGCCTACAATTTACAGCCAACAGCTAACTGCCTACAACTAACTGCCTACAATTTACAGCCAACAGCTAACTGCCGACAACTAACTGCCTACAATTTACAGCCAACAGCTAACTGCCTACAACTAACTGCCTACAACTAACTGCCTACAACTAACTGCCTACAATTTACAGCCAACAGCTAACTGCCTACAACTAACTGCCTACAATTTACAGCCAACAGCTAACTGCCTACAACTAACTGCCTACAACTAACTGCCTACAACTAACTGCCTACAATTTACAGCCAACAGCTAACTGCCTACAACTAACTGCCTACAATTTACAGCCTACACTGGTATCTGGTGATATCTGATTATACATACGGTATAGTCATTTGTGCTTCAGACCCACAGATATATACAGAAAAGTGTAtttatcagacctgggttcaaatactatttaatgTATTTCAACTACTATTTCCAAACAAGTATTCATATCCTCAAATACTCCCATGCATTTAACccaggtatttaaaaaaaactttcaaATACAATTTGGTCGACTATTTGATTTTTACAAAAAAATCTATCAGATACTCAAATAAAAGTACTTGTTTTGGCTGTGTATTTGAAAATGGTATACATTTCAAATACTGCAATACACATGTGTTTGAATCCATATGCATAGATGTACTATCTCCTCATATTCCCTCATATTCAATACCAGTGTCTCCCTATCCCGTCTCTCTCACACCAACCCCCTTGCCACAGCGGACGGCGATCCCCACTTTGTGGTTGAGTTCCCCCTCAGTAAACTGACTGTGTGTTTCAACATCAACGGGGAGCCAGGACACATTCTCAGAATGGTATCTGACCACAAGCACTCTGGTAAGACTGTCCTCTCAAGAGATTCTGACTTTATGTTTGATGTTTGGTTATGTGTTTTCATATGATTCGTGTggtctatttgtgtgtgtgatcgtgtgtgtgtatgtgagtctAGGTGTGACAGTAAACGGTAAGCTGATCGGCGCCCCGGCGCCAGCGGGCAGCCACAAACAGCACAGGACATACTTCAGCACCATTACCATCGTGGTGAACCGACCCAAACGTTCCTACATCGAGGTCACCCCCAAGAAGGTCATTCTGGATGGACGTGACCGCCTGGTCCTGCCCTGCGACACCACAGTCTCCGTGGAGAGTGGCGGGCTTGTGGTGACGATAGTGGGAAAGTCCACCGTGACCGTAACCATAGGAGGAACCATTCGTTTCGTCATACTGGTGCATCAGTACAAGAACCCTGCTCCTTATCAGAGAAACCACCTGGGATTTTACATCTCCAACAGCAAAGGGCTGTCACATGACTGTCATGGACTACTGGGTAGGAATCAGAAACTACTAGTGGTCGGTGGGAAAAGGGGTCTTGAGTCGACATGGAATTAGGCCCTAGTGAGGATTACCATTGGTTTGCCTATAGCTCTGTGGTTCTTTTCCATTCTGACCCTCTGTGATTCTACTTCCAGGTCAGTTTCTGTATGAGGAAGTGGGACTCGCAGAGCTTCCTGGCAATGCCATGGCAACAGGAGACAACAGCACGTCTGCACGGTCACCCATCCTGAAGGTCAAAGGGCGTTCAGTGCCGGTGGTCCAGAAGACCCGGCGTATCTACAGCGGCCGTCAGAGCGTGGACTGCTGGTTCGCCAGGAACAATGCAGCCAAGCTGATCGACGGACAGTATGAGGACTATGTGGTGTCACACCTATTCGACACCGGCGATTGGCCCCACGGAAGTAACGGAGCCTGAGACAGGGGCCAATAAGGAGCCAGCAATGAACTTGTCCCGCGCACACAGAAACTATAACCCCAGGTATAGCTATAGTAGCCAACATGCTCATTTCATACCATCTGATGCTAAACCTCTAAATCAGCTTTCTTTTTGACCCACATACTCACACTCCAAACACTACTCAACTACCCATAGTCacatagaggactcatcttttgATCTGTgccaaatacagttgaagtcggaagtttacatacacttatgttggagtcattaaaacttgtttttcaac
The genomic region above belongs to Oncorhynchus masou masou isolate Uvic2021 chromosome 27, UVic_Omas_1.1, whole genome shotgun sequence and contains:
- the LOC135515903 gene encoding inter-alpha-trypsin inhibitor heavy chain H5-like — its product is MDMNVNMLFFTLLMCYNQYVFGLFEDINIEEDLSPDLTDFDLDISPRRVPRQVKSMLTKETKPHIQELSVKTTIISRYAFTAVSCTMLNRHSAAAEGVFQFLIPKNAYVSNFTMIIGGRVYPSEVRPKEKKVKQGKGGEAKPRNKEAGEQSSEPEVEVFRMGASIPGRNRAMFMLTYEELLQRRLGRYEHVTSLRPLQLVSRLSVDVTIVDHSTITHLEVLPLRNGKSNTAVASGASAVKTPAKPALPVSTVIKQNKTFCRITFSPNIVQQAKITTSGMLGEFVVHYDVERELGIGDIQVLNGHFVHYFAPKDLPVVPKNVVFVIDTSASMLGTKIRQSLDALFTILRDLRPGDRFNFVSFSNRIKVWQPNRLVPVTPLNVRDAKKFIYMLQPTGGTDINGGIQTGSSLLSGYLNADPDANHNSVSLIIFLTDGRPTVGELQSPSILSNARAAVKEQFCVFTIGMGNDVDYRLLERMALENCGMMRRIHEDSDASTMLKGFYDEIGTPLLSDIRVNYTEDSVQYVTQHLFTNYFNGSEIVIAGKLTNQSADSLHVQVTASNSDKSIVLETDVALRQREVETERHVKEATAGVGSGVTRAGTLGSVADDFVERVWGFLSVKEGLRSRLKSQTSREREGHTQQATNLSLTYHFLTPLTSLVVEKPQVLADGTMAEDTPTPTPVTTETNKKAVSANELSDEMEGEEDTAQSLHLKKDQPGGQSSTVTKTTGKVLKRPAQKSVTISKTSADGDPHFVVEFPLSKLTVCFNINGEPGHILRMVSDHKHSGVTVNGKLIGAPAPAGSHKQHRTYFSTITIVVNRPKRSYIEVTPKKVILDGRDRLVLPCDTTVSVESGGLVVTIVGKSTVTVTIGGTIRFVILVHQYKNPAPYQRNHLGFYISNSKGLSHDCHGLLGQFLYEEVGLAELPGNAMATGDNSTSARSPILKVKGRSVPVVQKTRRIYSGRQSVDCWFARNNAAKLIDGQYEDYVVSHLFDTGDWPHGSNGA